In Paenibacillus sp. G2S3, a single window of DNA contains:
- a CDS encoding amino acid permease, translated as MGTPTGKLPWWQLTLFGVGCTIGTGFFLGSSIAIRKSGLLVLVIFVVAAVATLFVYEALAQMTMQNPQKGSFRSYAKEAFGRWAGFGMGWMYWCSEILILGSTLTALGLFSRVWFPSWPLWIFTAVYAVLGLLVIILGSQGINKAENLFAMIKIAAVLMFIVVAVVALLRGRGNWDTIHSSAAWLNKGWMGAWKGLLYAFYAFGGIEVMGFMASDLRDSKEAPKAGRFMLLGVTLLYVLSIGLALLFVSPEKVTPHQSSIIAALEAMGLPILVYVLNGVMIVAGFSILVASLYAVSTMLVTLAEDKDAPSWLAVTKGKRKMPLYALGINMLGLCVTIVLSLFLPKQIFEHITTAAGLVILYTWLFILASFLKLLKPKMGGWIRSIVAMVLIIAAVAGTLFEKGGRPGFWSSLVIICVIALITWFREHLLKKRRQTS; from the coding sequence ATGGGTACTCCAACTGGCAAGCTACCCTGGTGGCAGCTTACTTTATTTGGTGTAGGCTGCACGATTGGCACGGGGTTTTTTCTTGGTTCCAGCATCGCTATCCGTAAAAGCGGATTATTGGTGCTGGTTATTTTTGTGGTGGCTGCTGTGGCAACTCTGTTCGTCTATGAGGCGCTGGCCCAAATGACTATGCAGAATCCTCAAAAGGGCTCTTTTCGTAGTTATGCCAAAGAGGCTTTTGGCCGCTGGGCCGGGTTCGGCATGGGCTGGATGTATTGGTGTTCAGAAATTCTAATACTTGGCAGCACCTTGACTGCCTTAGGCCTGTTCTCGCGGGTATGGTTTCCGAGTTGGCCGCTTTGGATTTTTACTGCCGTCTATGCCGTGCTGGGTCTGCTGGTCATTATTCTAGGTAGCCAAGGGATTAACAAAGCGGAAAATCTATTCGCCATGATTAAAATCGCCGCGGTGCTGATGTTCATCGTGGTCGCCGTAGTTGCCCTTTTGAGAGGAAGGGGGAACTGGGATACGATTCACAGTTCGGCAGCATGGCTGAATAAAGGATGGATGGGTGCCTGGAAAGGATTACTTTATGCGTTCTATGCTTTTGGCGGCATTGAGGTCATGGGCTTTATGGCTTCAGATCTCCGGGACTCGAAAGAAGCTCCAAAAGCAGGCAGGTTTATGCTGCTAGGCGTGACCCTGCTGTATGTACTGTCGATTGGACTCGCCCTATTATTCGTAAGCCCTGAGAAAGTTACGCCTCACCAAAGCTCAATTATTGCTGCGCTTGAAGCGATGGGACTACCTATTCTTGTATATGTGCTGAACGGGGTAATGATCGTGGCCGGGTTCTCCATTTTAGTGGCTTCATTGTACGCGGTTTCGACTATGCTGGTGACCTTGGCTGAGGATAAAGATGCTCCTTCTTGGCTGGCGGTGACCAAAGGCAAAAGAAAGATGCCGCTCTACGCACTTGGTATCAACATGCTGGGCCTGTGCGTGACAATTGTACTGAGCTTGTTTCTGCCAAAGCAAATTTTTGAGCATATCACCACAGCGGCAGGTCTAGTTATTTTGTACACATGGCTATTCATCCTTGCCTCATTCCTTAAGTTATTGAAACCAAAGATGGGCGGTTGGATTAGATCCATAGTCGCTATGGTGCTGATCATTGCTGCCGTGGCAGGTACACTTTTTGAAAAAGGTGGCCGTCCCGGCTTCTGGTCCAGCCTTGTGATCATCTGTGTCATTGCGTTGATTACCTGGTTTAGGGAGCACCTCTTGAAAAAACGCAGACAAACCTCATAA
- a CDS encoding HAMP domain-containing sensor histidine kinase, with product MKLIYKLHLSFGILLVCVLVLTATFVYPLLMDTLINNQREELRSQGSAMMELVNSLPVQDLTPSQSAAAIVQPAQEINRSVDALLIEPNRNILFSTMTEAQTQTWLPLIEQYSSHNQQGFWQNGQEKYIVETLTSNPQSLDPASAVAPATLVLSTPLSKLKSYQSELFTRMMFIMVIGGTIAFGLSLFITKRLVTPLEKLKLELKKVEKRHFDEVQLIQTGGEIGEVAQSVHHLAGELKQYHHAQRQFFQNASHELKTPLMTIQGYAEGIRDGIFTGDRADNGLDVISSECERLKGIVTEMILLAKLESEDGIFDQEEVSVKQLIDKTVDRIRPLAINEKVDIKVRYEVDNPSKLHIHGDSEKLLQAVLNIMSNAIRHASQAVDIETSEQDGQVQIDVIDDGEGIPDHLLPQLFQRFIKGKNGETGLGLAISRAIVERCDGAISAHNGEHGGAIFRMSFPSK from the coding sequence ATGAAACTAATCTATAAGCTTCATTTATCATTTGGAATATTACTGGTGTGCGTACTCGTGCTTACAGCTACATTCGTTTATCCCTTACTAATGGACACGCTGATCAATAATCAAAGAGAAGAACTAAGATCACAAGGTAGTGCAATGATGGAGTTGGTCAATTCGTTACCTGTTCAAGACCTAACACCTTCTCAATCAGCAGCAGCTATCGTACAGCCAGCTCAAGAGATTAATAGATCAGTAGATGCGTTACTCATAGAGCCGAATCGTAATATATTATTTAGTACAATGACTGAAGCGCAGACACAGACATGGTTACCGCTCATTGAACAGTACTCAAGTCACAATCAGCAGGGCTTCTGGCAAAATGGACAGGAGAAATATATTGTTGAGACCTTAACTTCTAATCCACAGAGTCTTGATCCAGCAAGTGCTGTGGCCCCAGCCACACTTGTCTTGTCTACACCGCTAAGCAAACTTAAATCATATCAATCAGAGCTTTTTACAAGAATGATGTTCATTATGGTGATTGGGGGAACTATTGCCTTTGGCCTAAGTTTATTTATTACCAAACGTCTAGTTACTCCTCTTGAGAAATTAAAGCTTGAGCTCAAAAAAGTTGAAAAACGTCATTTTGATGAGGTGCAGCTTATTCAAACTGGCGGAGAAATTGGTGAGGTAGCCCAAAGTGTCCATCATCTCGCTGGAGAACTTAAGCAATACCATCATGCTCAAAGGCAATTTTTCCAGAATGCTTCTCATGAGCTTAAGACCCCACTAATGACTATTCAAGGTTATGCTGAGGGAATTCGAGATGGTATTTTCACCGGGGATCGTGCTGACAATGGTCTCGATGTAATCTCGAGCGAATGTGAACGGCTTAAGGGCATTGTCACAGAGATGATCTTGTTAGCCAAGCTTGAAAGTGAAGATGGTATTTTTGATCAAGAAGAAGTGTCGGTTAAACAATTAATCGATAAAACCGTCGATCGAATACGTCCATTAGCTATAAATGAGAAAGTTGACATCAAGGTAAGGTACGAAGTGGATAACCCGAGCAAACTTCATATTCATGGAGATTCGGAAAAACTATTACAAGCGGTACTAAATATTATGAGTAATGCGATCAGGCATGCATCACAAGCCGTGGATATAGAAACTTCAGAGCAGGATGGACAAGTGCAAATCGATGTCATTGATGATGGTGAAGGTATTCCTGATCATCTACTGCCTCAGCTATTTCAGCGTTTTATTAAAGGTAAGAATGGAGAAACAGGACTTGGCCTCGCCATTTCACGTGCAATTGTTGAACGGTGTGATGGGGCTATATCCGCTCATAACGGAGAGCATGGTGGGGCTATATTTCGAATGAGTTTTCCTTCAAAATAA
- a CDS encoding spore coat protein, whose product MGGQQQDHGAHEMFDVHEVLSCQINLLDQFMIFRTFVQDQELLSILDRQYNFMLEQYNLTCQCFKTGQKPSQETATYLIPNMTQPVYGLQPAQPKKPNASLADVKDGGVSGYMLGLIKSHASLLAMSSPEVTNPALRRVLASQVQHFIEMAYELFLYQNKHAYYQVPQLQGSVIQQMLDAYVPAAGSPQMPLNN is encoded by the coding sequence ATGGGGGGACAGCAGCAAGATCACGGCGCCCACGAAATGTTCGATGTGCACGAGGTATTGTCCTGCCAGATCAATCTACTGGATCAGTTCATGATATTCAGAACCTTTGTTCAGGATCAAGAGCTACTGTCTATCTTGGATCGACAGTACAATTTCATGCTGGAACAATACAACTTGACCTGCCAATGCTTTAAGACAGGGCAAAAGCCAAGCCAGGAAACGGCTACCTATCTTATCCCGAATATGACACAGCCGGTTTACGGTCTCCAGCCTGCTCAGCCGAAGAAGCCCAACGCGTCATTAGCGGATGTGAAAGATGGGGGCGTCAGCGGGTATATGCTTGGTCTAATCAAATCCCATGCCTCTTTGCTGGCCATGTCGTCACCTGAAGTGACGAACCCAGCGCTGCGCCGGGTATTGGCTTCACAGGTGCAGCATTTTATTGAAATGGCATATGAGTTGTTTCTTTATCAGAACAAACATGCCTATTATCAGGTTCCGCAGCTTCAGGGTTCAGTAATACAACAGATGCTGGATGCTTATGTTCCGGCTGCCGGATCTCCACAGATGCCCCTAAACAACTAG
- a CDS encoding MFS transporter — protein sequence METTWFKESRYAWIGLGSLWVIGFIGALTRFSLSFFQVQISTDLQISRGFISMAWSTNLFIVAVCAPLGGWLVDRYGTKKILMLSAIMSTLGTGIVVLDHHPIVFFIGYGVISGLAGIGATTNYILMFEWFRHHRAKAMALLASASSVGLAIITPIFVSMDWLTWKNAFMASFILGVCVTLPVIWLGIKSLQQKNTERAPSDRSIEVEGQDTSPRVTPPSKKFISLPIFVVVAIALFTCGINMGSVEMNLVAIHQLADVSPSMIALSMSILGIMEITGALICGYFLDRYNKLMMMSLLYGIRIIGFAFLFMHLGSSPILFAIAFGITYLSALPGGMLVINEFAKGKGKHTGILLLMHQGGGIVGVLIGGLSFDYFGNYQNLIVVDVIICILVTLGYFGLFTTHRRNLRVQNKKVAVSESL from the coding sequence ATGGAAACGACATGGTTTAAGGAATCCAGGTATGCATGGATTGGATTAGGATCTCTCTGGGTTATTGGATTTATTGGTGCATTGACTCGCTTCAGCTTGTCTTTTTTTCAGGTGCAAATATCGACGGATTTACAGATTAGCAGGGGATTCATCTCAATGGCATGGTCCACCAATTTATTCATCGTAGCCGTATGCGCGCCTTTGGGGGGCTGGCTCGTGGATCGTTATGGCACAAAGAAGATACTAATGTTAAGTGCAATCATGAGTACTTTGGGTACTGGTATTGTCGTGTTAGACCACCATCCTATTGTCTTTTTTATTGGATACGGTGTTATCTCTGGTTTGGCAGGTATTGGGGCGACGACGAATTATATATTGATGTTTGAATGGTTTCGGCATCATCGGGCTAAAGCAATGGCTTTGCTGGCGAGTGCCTCTTCTGTAGGATTAGCGATTATTACACCCATTTTCGTATCCATGGACTGGCTGACTTGGAAAAACGCCTTTATGGCTTCTTTTATCCTAGGTGTTTGTGTAACACTTCCCGTAATTTGGTTAGGAATTAAGAGTTTACAACAGAAAAATACGGAGAGAGCTCCTTCGGATCGTTCAATAGAAGTCGAAGGTCAAGATACATCACCTAGAGTAACTCCACCGTCCAAAAAATTTATTTCTCTTCCTATCTTTGTCGTAGTCGCGATTGCGCTGTTCACCTGCGGTATCAATATGGGATCCGTCGAGATGAATTTGGTAGCCATACATCAGTTGGCAGATGTATCACCAAGCATGATCGCCTTATCTATGAGCATCCTTGGTATTATGGAAATCACGGGGGCACTCATTTGCGGCTATTTTCTGGACCGATACAATAAATTAATGATGATGTCTCTATTGTATGGCATACGTATTATAGGTTTTGCTTTCCTCTTTATGCACTTGGGAAGTTCACCTATTCTTTTTGCTATAGCGTTCGGAATTACCTACTTAAGTGCATTACCAGGTGGAATGCTTGTCATTAATGAGTTTGCAAAGGGTAAAGGAAAACATACCGGTATTCTACTTCTCATGCACCAGGGCGGCGGTATAGTAGGTGTATTAATCGGAGGCCTATCCTTCGATTATTTTGGGAATTATCAGAACTTGATTGTTGTTGATGTTATAATCTGTATCCTCGTAACGCTAGGCTACTTCGGATTATTCACGACACATAGAAGGAATCTTCGGGTTCAAAATAAGAAGGTTGCAGTAAGTGAGTCACTTTGA
- a CDS encoding YqcI/YcgG family protein, with protein sequence MAHLNTKVWLDEHLAELPYWQQDAFSQFTSMIADPEGKYPCIPGRQGFLSNNLRFGFVADPRNEDSTMEVAHFLRQYGECSRDTGKYASLVLFFETPADLAEGYSIEEYENLFWSILGRVSAVDTVPWPDEISTDPAHPSWEFCFDGHPYFAFCATPAHELRRSRHTPYFVIAFQPRWVFENINDSTAFGRNMKKQIRKKLADYDSVPAHPSLQWYGQESNLEWKQYFLRDDESAPSKCPYTYMKNKFKAIGTKFHS encoded by the coding sequence ATGGCCCATTTGAATACAAAGGTCTGGCTGGATGAGCATCTAGCTGAGCTGCCGTACTGGCAGCAGGATGCTTTTTCCCAATTTACATCTATGATTGCAGATCCCGAAGGCAAATATCCCTGTATCCCGGGACGGCAGGGGTTTCTGTCCAATAATTTACGTTTTGGCTTCGTAGCTGATCCGCGAAACGAAGATTCGACTATGGAAGTCGCTCATTTCCTTCGTCAATATGGCGAATGCTCGCGGGATACCGGTAAATATGCCTCTCTTGTCCTGTTTTTTGAAACACCGGCAGATCTGGCAGAAGGCTACTCCATTGAGGAATATGAGAATTTGTTCTGGTCCATTCTGGGCCGCGTCAGTGCGGTGGACACGGTGCCCTGGCCGGATGAAATTTCTACAGATCCCGCACATCCTTCGTGGGAGTTCTGCTTTGATGGACATCCTTATTTCGCGTTCTGCGCAACCCCGGCACATGAGCTGCGGAGAAGCCGCCATACCCCTTATTTTGTCATTGCTTTTCAGCCGCGTTGGGTGTTCGAGAATATTAATGATTCTACCGCATTTGGCCGCAACATGAAGAAGCAGATCCGCAAGAAGCTCGCTGACTACGACAGTGTTCCCGCACATCCTTCCCTTCAATGGTATGGGCAGGAGAGCAATTTAGAATGGAAGCAATATTTTCTGCGAGATGACGAAAGTGCACCGTCTAAATGTCCATATACTTATATGAAAAACAAGTTCAAAGCAATAGGAACCAAATTCCACTCTTAA
- a CDS encoding urea carboxylase-associated family protein has translation MSEQQWLIPATKGLGFKLDKGQIVRVTDVEGEQVADFAAYNAVRPNERIDPGVTIDALGKMNVLPGDILYSNQYRPLLTIIKDTVGRHDFINSACRPEMYEVLYNKKDHASCYNNLNEALGEFGLPAPDQHYPFNLFMNTVIDPSGKVSVERPLSKAGDYIELRAEMDLIIAISACPCSESVCNGYKCTPIAVEIV, from the coding sequence ATGAGCGAACAACAATGGCTGATTCCAGCAACCAAGGGATTGGGCTTCAAGTTGGACAAAGGACAGATTGTCCGGGTAACCGATGTAGAGGGAGAGCAGGTAGCCGATTTCGCTGCTTATAACGCCGTTCGCCCTAATGAGCGGATTGACCCCGGTGTAACGATAGATGCTCTAGGCAAGATGAATGTGCTCCCGGGGGACATCCTCTATTCCAACCAATATAGACCACTGCTTACGATTATTAAGGATACTGTGGGGCGCCATGATTTCATTAATTCCGCCTGCCGTCCCGAGATGTATGAGGTGCTGTATAACAAAAAGGATCACGCCAGCTGCTACAATAACCTGAATGAGGCACTGGGAGAGTTTGGACTGCCTGCTCCCGATCAGCATTATCCATTTAACCTCTTCATGAATACTGTCATTGATCCTTCTGGAAAAGTCAGCGTGGAGCGTCCTCTCTCAAAAGCCGGCGATTATATTGAGTTGCGGGCTGAGATGGATCTGATCATTGCCATATCGGCATGTCCATGCTCCGAAAGTGTCTGCAACGGGTACAAGTGTACACCGATTGCCGTGGAGATTGTTTAG
- a CDS encoding sugar ABC transporter permease, with translation MRISYLARKEILVAFCFLAPSLIGFALFYLIPFGQSVVFSFENPSGEAGISLANYQSLLASSSFQKAAGNTFWFTIIGVPILIVLSLTLAMLLNKRVYLRNWLRTSYVLPLVVPVASIVLVWQILFDWNGFFNHALEWMGMERIDWMKSEWAQGVIIFIYVWKNIGYNVVLFLAGLQNIPDQYYEIANLEGASWARKLQITLIYLIPTGFLVMLMSILNSFKVFREIYLVAGDYPHDSIYMLQHYMNNMFLSLDIQKLSSAAFLMVLCILVIVLMLFRIEHKFRSFME, from the coding sequence GTGAGAATTTCATATTTGGCTCGCAAGGAGATTCTTGTGGCATTCTGCTTTCTTGCTCCGAGTTTGATTGGTTTTGCACTATTTTATTTGATTCCGTTTGGTCAAAGTGTTGTATTTTCATTTGAGAATCCAAGTGGTGAGGCAGGGATATCGCTTGCCAATTACCAGAGCCTATTAGCAAGTTCGTCCTTTCAAAAGGCGGCGGGGAATACATTCTGGTTCACAATTATTGGCGTTCCGATCCTTATTGTGTTGTCACTTACTCTTGCCATGCTGCTTAACAAACGAGTCTACCTTCGAAATTGGCTGCGCACCTCTTATGTACTGCCACTGGTTGTTCCAGTAGCGTCAATTGTGCTCGTATGGCAGATCCTATTCGATTGGAACGGTTTTTTCAATCATGCATTAGAGTGGATGGGAATGGAGCGGATCGATTGGATGAAATCAGAGTGGGCGCAAGGTGTCATTATTTTTATCTATGTATGGAAAAATATTGGCTATAATGTGGTCCTGTTCTTGGCCGGCTTGCAAAATATTCCTGATCAATATTATGAGATAGCAAACCTGGAAGGAGCAAGCTGGGCTCGTAAGCTCCAGATCACCTTGATTTATTTAATACCGACAGGATTTTTAGTGATGCTGATGTCCATTCTGAACTCATTTAAGGTATTTCGGGAAATCTATTTAGTTGCGGGTGACTATCCACATGACAGTATCTATATGCTTCAGCACTATATGAACAATATGTTCCTATCGCTCGATATTCAGAAGCTGTCATCTGCAGCTTTCTTAATGGTGCTCTGCATTCTAGTCATTGTGTTGATGCTCTTCCGAATTGAACATAAGTTCCGTTCATTTATGGAGTAA
- a CDS encoding response regulator transcription factor — protein MKSYQIAIVEDDCHIRDIVETYLQKEGYRTISLGSAEEALMLWNIERPDMWILDIMLPGMNGYEFCKQIRKEAEVPIIMISARDEEVDKILGLELGSDDYLTKPFSPRELVARVNRLFHRLNSLTEKSEQSIVFSKSNDLIIDDLRLVLDSRLVYWQSKEIEMTVKEFSLLHTLAAQPNRAFSRNELLTLVWGDDYFGSDRAIDDLVKRLRRKMEDLPLETVWGYGYRMRVDGVKT, from the coding sequence ATGAAGAGCTATCAAATCGCAATCGTTGAAGATGATTGTCATATAAGAGATATCGTTGAGACTTATTTACAGAAGGAAGGCTACAGAACTATATCTTTAGGGTCAGCAGAAGAAGCGCTCATGTTATGGAACATAGAGCGCCCGGATATGTGGATTCTAGATATCATGCTTCCAGGTATGAATGGCTATGAATTCTGCAAACAAATTCGCAAGGAAGCCGAAGTTCCTATTATTATGATCTCTGCCCGTGATGAGGAAGTAGATAAAATCCTTGGACTTGAGCTTGGAAGTGATGATTATTTAACTAAGCCCTTCAGCCCACGTGAGCTGGTCGCACGAGTAAATCGTTTATTCCATCGGCTTAACTCTCTTACTGAAAAATCAGAACAGAGTATAGTCTTTTCAAAATCAAACGACCTCATCATCGACGATCTCCGTCTAGTATTAGATAGTCGTCTGGTGTACTGGCAATCTAAAGAGATTGAAATGACGGTGAAGGAATTTTCCTTGCTTCATACCTTAGCAGCGCAGCCCAATCGTGCTTTTTCACGCAATGAGCTGTTAACATTAGTGTGGGGGGATGACTATTTCGGCAGCGATCGAGCCATTGACGATTTAGTCAAAAGACTTCGTCGTAAAATGGAAGACCTGCCTCTTGAAACCGTTTGGGGCTATGGTTATCGAATGCGCGTGGATGGAGTGAAGACATAA
- a CDS encoding LysE family transporter: protein MNSFITYIVLGISLSAPIGPINAAQLDRGARMGFFQSWMIGLGAMCADLVYMLLIYFGLAHFLNTPFMKTFLWTFGSFVLLYSGIDTLKNINAVPGSASRGAQTGTSAFRSGFLMALMNPLSILFWLGIYGSILAKSIENQHFDQVLWNSMGIFVGILLWDVVMAMLSSFFHRFTGPSMLRFISLAAGICLLGFGIYFGSQAFIQLFG, encoded by the coding sequence ATGAATAGCTTTATCACCTATATAGTACTCGGCATTTCATTATCTGCACCTATTGGTCCCATCAATGCAGCCCAGCTTGACCGGGGAGCGCGGATGGGATTTTTCCAATCCTGGATGATTGGACTGGGGGCCATGTGTGCAGATTTAGTGTATATGCTACTCATTTACTTTGGATTAGCTCACTTTCTGAATACCCCGTTTATGAAAACCTTCCTGTGGACATTCGGCAGCTTCGTTCTCCTGTATAGCGGAATTGACACTTTGAAAAATATCAATGCCGTGCCTGGATCCGCCTCGCGTGGTGCACAGACCGGCACTAGCGCCTTCCGTTCTGGATTTCTAATGGCACTGATGAACCCACTCAGCATTCTTTTCTGGTTAGGCATTTACGGCTCCATTCTGGCCAAAAGCATAGAAAATCAACATTTCGATCAGGTACTGTGGAACAGCATGGGTATCTTTGTTGGCATCCTACTCTGGGATGTGGTGATGGCGATGCTGTCTAGCTTCTTTCATCGGTTCACCGGCCCTTCTATGCTCCGGTTCATTTCCCTTGCCGCGGGAATTTGCCTTCTTGGTTTTGGCATCTACTTCGGTTCTCAGGCATTTATACAGTTGTTTGGCTAA